In Zingiber officinale cultivar Zhangliang chromosome 8B, Zo_v1.1, whole genome shotgun sequence, a single genomic region encodes these proteins:
- the LOC122015323 gene encoding polyadenylate-binding protein-interacting protein 4-like, producing MNSQQGRVSTNGYNRRRGDTVTGSRMENHTQSRKSASPNFGRIITPSRDRLIYVLSLLIGRHVEVHVKNGSIISGILHATNADRDFEIVLKMAQVVKDGSVREQKSFRDSITSSRLMIVPARELVQLLAKEVSLDEFTSGLSNEKGKDLLIDSVISHSHHLETERELTPWIPDGDDPECPELENIFDGTLDRKWDQFETNAALFGVKSTFNEELYTTKLEKGPQMKELEKVASRIAREIEGQEAHDFHQAEERGLNFHDNLGLDEESRYSAVRRENNNIRFRETDNTYNSEIFSGSAGVVTSRSSPEPSSTKVSNEVQTLQNETLASSKSSSLDEDKYLHADKDSGLYPISHDSHQASDCITQSSPPLDAESRFATQLKDQSGKTENTVQESRASEGELEGLSTNGTLCSPSASSQGDLITETSDSQVLVDVSTALKPVSYRTGQDSSPNNVSSETSDRPSLSPRSCGSLSSEKSSLNPNAKEFKFNPNAKSFSPSTSERPHAEVSDGPFYYPNNVASFQHMHGLPVGMGVAPFGHQPVFYNPHAPPMQSSQAYIHPNGSMYGQQMIVGQPPQFYYVQGYPPEMPHKGRKY from the exons ATGAATTCTCAACAAGGTAGGGTATCTACTAATGGGTATAACCGCCGAAGAGGTGATACAGTTACAGGATCTAGGATGGAGAATCATACGCAATCAAGGAAGTCAGCCTCTCCTAACTTTG GAAGGATTATAACCCCATCACGTGATCGGCTAATATACGTTCTGTCCTTGCTGATTGGTCGCCATGTTGAAGTCCATGTGAAAAATGGATCTATAATTTCAGGGATCTTACATGCAACAAATGCTGATAGAGATTTTG AAATTGTTCTGAAAATGGCTCAAGTGGTTAAGGATGGCTCCGTGAGAGAGCAGAAGTCTTTTCGTGATAGTATCACATCTTCTCGGCTAATGATTGTACCAGCACGAGAACTTGTTCAACTTCTTGCAAAG GAGGTGTCACTTGATGAATTCACCAGTGGGCTCTCAAATGAGAAGGGCAAAGACCTCTTGATTGATTCAGTTATTTCTCATTCGCATCATCTAGAGACAGAAAGAGAGTTGACGCCTTGGATCCCTGATGGCGATGATCCTGAATGTCCTGAACTGGAGAATATATTTGATGGAACACTGGATAG GAAGTGGGATCAGTTTGAAACAAATGCTGCATTGTTTGGAGTAAAGAGCACATTTAATGAGGAACTTTATACTACTAAACTCGAAAAAGGTCCTCAAATGAAAGAGCTTGAAAAAGTGGCTTCAAGAATAGCTAGAGAAATAGAGGGACAGGAAGCCCATGATTTTCATCAGGCTGAG GAAAGAGGCTTGAACTTCCATGATAATCTTGGCCTTGATGAGGAGAGTAGATATTCGGCTGTACGTAGGGAAAACAATAATATCAGATTCAGAGAAACTGATAACACCTATAATTCTGAAATTTTTTCAGGATCAGCAGGTGTTGTGACTTCTAGATCATCACCTGAACCTTCAAGCACTAAAGTCAGTAATGAAGTGCAGACATTACAGAATGAAACTTTGGCATCATCCAAAAGTTCATCACTG GATGAGGATAAATACTTGCATGCTGATAAGGATTCAGGTCTCTATCCTATTAGTCATGATAGTCACCAAGCATCTGACTGCATTACTCAGAGTTCCCCACCCTTGGATGCTGAGAGCAG GTTTGCAACTCAGCTGAAAGATCAAAGTGGCAAGACTGAGAATACA GTTCAGGAATCTCGAGCATCTGAAG GAGAGTTGGAAGGATTATCTACAAATGGAACATTGTGTAGTCCTTCAGCTTCTAGTCAAGGAGATCTAATTACTGAAACTTCAGATTCTCAAGTCCTTGTTGATGTGTCTACTGCTCTCAAACCAGTTAGTTATAGGACAGGACAAGATAGTTCTCCAAACAATGTGTCTAGTGAGACATCAGATCGTCCTAGTTTATCCCCAAGGTCCTGCGGATCACTTTCTTCTGAAAAATCGTCTCTTAACCCAAATGCTAAG GAATTCAAATTCAATCCAAATGCAAAGAGTTTTTCCCCTTCAACCTCTGAAAGGCCACATGCAGAAGTATCCGATGGGCCTTTCTATTATCCTAATAATGTAGCTTCTTTTCAGCATATGCATGGTCTACCTGTAGGAATGGGG GTTGCTCCATTTGGCCATCAGCCTGTTTTTTACAATCCTCACGCTCCACCAATGCAATCCTCCCAAGCATATATTCACCCTAATGGGTCAATG TATGGACAGCAAATGATTGTTGGACAGCCTCCACAATTTTATTATGTGCAAGGCTATCCACCT GAGATGCCACACAAAGGGAGGAAATATTAA
- the LOC122015238 gene encoding E3 ubiquitin-protein ligase BRE1-like 2, translated as MEKEETERIGSAAGGDEDAPASAIDRQQVDAAVLHYQNQRLVQQLEAQKAEMHTLEGKFKELREKQSSYNKSLMALHKMWNQLVEDLILLCIRAGGDLHSMQMLDYEDHSKDALESCSPEEVFLFRLTRLNPTEKKVENLFANVVQEALASRRSATINLMKYVLDMITSRRAKNECLVFALQGNLSSEDAVSQLQKFDESLREVVNNMHQAADVLSQKHKQITEEINICKINFSTTESEIKHISGELEESMAELEETRRKLAIMQMHMHGASTAHALIANGSSSPDKCVDRTMGLKDLKESIEEAKTLAASRLLELQEAQEDFLIVSKQLEDLQSQLKDENYVISSKQYSLINDQLQHLNAELARYKSLIESFQADRTNYLLRENELNVKADSADSIKVSIRNHEAKIAEFEIQIQNFTAEKNNLESKLEEAEQDLGRKDIKDEIHVMASALTKEMEMMESQLNRSKEAASEALALREEAESLRSLLNRKVLEHKTLSDEYAKEMVERKPLKELVENLEKEKQELQIILDMHGKEYHDTRTISEIKESEQRARVQADLLKATLAENSLELRVKAANDAEATYNQRHSVAEAEIPELRARLDAAKRDVLELQETIRIKEAEGEAYISEIETIGQAYEDMQTQNQHLLQLVADRDAYNIKLVSDSVKMKQTHSSLLSEKQTISKQLQQVNSSLEFLKTKVTNGEEQMKAHVTQAVKASTESRHININMEKNKLELIDAEKELKWLRTTVSSVEKEYERNQKKITDLRIELEKERKERKKLEEELTEVKAEVLEMSSESEEVTIQKLQDEIKECKAILKCGVCFDRPKEVVITKCFHLFCYPCIQRNLEIRHRKCPGCGTAFGQNDVREVKI; from the exons ATGGAAAAGGAAGAGACGGAGAGGATCGGCTCCGCCGCCGGAGGCGATGAAGACGCTCCCGCATCCGCCATTGACAGACAGCAG GTGGATGCTGCTGTTCTTCATTACCAGAATCAAAGGCTTGTCCAGCAGTTGGAGGCACAAAAGGCTGAAATGCACACACTAGAAGGAAAGTTTAAAGAGTTGAGGGAGAAACAAAGTTCTTACAACAAATCTTTGATGGCACTACACAAGATGTGGAATCAG CTAGTTGAGGATTTAATTCTTCTTTGTATTCGAGCTGGTGGTGACCTCCATTCCATGCAAATGCTGGACTATGAAGATCACTCCAAAG ATGCCCTTGAATCATGTTCTCCAGAGGAGGTTTTTCTTTTCAGGCTTACGAGATTAAACCCTACAGAAAAAAAAGTTGAGAACTTATTTGCTAATGTTGTTCAAGAAGCACTTGCTTCACGCCGTTCAGCCACTATCAATCTGATGAAATATGTTTTGGATATGATTACTTCACGGCGAGCCAAGAATGAATGCTTAGTTTTTGCTTTACAAGGGAATTTATCCTCGGAAG ATGCTGTTTCTCAACTTCAGAAGTTTGATGAATCCTTGCGAGAGGTTGTTAATAACATGCACCAAGCTGCTGATGTTCTCTCTCAGAAACACAAACAGATTACAGAAGAAATAAACATTTGCAAAATCAACTTTTCAACTACAGAATCTGAGATTAAACACATTTCAG GTGAATTGGAGGAGAGCATGGCGGAGCTTGAGGAAACTCGACGCAAGTTGGCAATTATGCAAATGCATATGCATGGAGCATCTACAGCACATGCTTTAATTGCAAATGGAAGTAGTTCGCCAGATAAATGTGTAGATAGAACCATGGGATTGAAGGATTTGAAAGAGTCAATCGAGGAGGCTAAG ACATTGGCTGCTAGCCGTCTTTTGGAACTTCAGGAAGCTCAGGAAGATTTCTTGATTGTTTCAAAGCAATTGGAAGATCTTCAA AGCCAATTGAAGGATGAGAATTATGTTATCTCATCAAAACAGTACTCTCTGATAAATGATCAACTTCAGCATCTGAATGCAGAACTTGCTCGGTACAAGAGTCTGATTGAATCCTTTCAG GCTGATAGGACCAACTACTTGCTAAGAGAGAATGAATTAAATGTTAAAGCAGATTCAGCTGATTCTATTAAGGTTTCTATTAGAAATCATGAGGCAAAAATTGCAGAATTCGAGATTCAGATTCAGAATTTTACTGCCGAGAAAAATAATCTTGAAAGTAAACTTGAAGAAGCTGAGCAGGATTTAG GTAGGAAAGATATCAAGGATGAAATTCATGTCATGGCTTCCGCTTTGACTAAGGAAATGGAAATGATGGAAAGCCAGTTAAATAGGTCAAAAGAAGCAGCTTCTGAAGCACTTGCATTGCGTGAAGAAGCTGAGTCATTGAGGTCCCTGCTCAATAGGAAG GTACTTGAACACAAAACTCTGTCCGATGAATATGCAAAAGAAATGGTTGAGAGAAAACCGCTTAAAGAACTG GTTGAgaatttggaaaaagaaaaacagGAGTTGCAAATCATTTTAGATATGCATGGAAAAGAATATCATGACACTCG GACAATATCCGAAATCAAGGAATCAGAACAAAGAGCTCGTGTTCAAGCTGATCTCTTAAAAGCTACCTTAGCTGAGAACAGTCTTGAGTTACGAGTGAAAGCAGCAAATGATGCTGAGGCAACTTACAATCAAAGACATTCTGTTGCAGAAGCTGAAATACCAGAACTAAGGGCCAGATTAGATGCTGCTAAGAG AGACGTCTTAGAGCTTCAAGAGACCATAAGAATAAAAGAAGCTGAAGGCGAGGCCTATATTTCGGAAATAGAG ACAATTGGCCAAGCATATGAAGACATGCAAACACAGAACCAGCATTTGCTTCAACTAGTGGCTGATAGAGATGCCTACAATATCAAG CTAGTTTCAGATAGTGTGAAGATGAAGCAAACCCATAGTTCACTTCTTTCTGAAAAGCAAACTATATCAAAGCAACTGCAACAAGTGAACAGCTCGTTAGAGTTCTTGAAGACAAAAGTAACTAATGGTGAAGAGCAG ATGAAAGCACACGTCACACAAGCTGTTAAAGCTTCCACAGAAAGTAGGcatattaatataaatatggaaaaaaataAGTTGGAGTTGATTGATGCTGAGAAAGAGCTGAAGTGGCTTCGAACTACAGTTAGTTCCGTTGAGAAAGAATACGAACGGAACCAAAAAAAGATTACTGATTTGAGAATTGAATTAGAGAAGGAAAG aaaagagaggaaaaagctagaggaagaactCACTGAGGTGAAAGCTGAAGTCTTGGAAATGAGTTCTGAAAGCGAGGAAGTCACGATCCAAAAGCTCCAGGATGAGATCAAGGAGTGCAAGGCAATTCTCAAATGCGGTGTATGTTTCGACAGACCAAAGGAG GTTGTGATCACCAAATGCTTTCATCTATTTTGCTATCCATGCATCCAGAGGAACCTGGAAATTCGTCATCGCAAATGCCCTGGGTGTGGCACCGCATTTGGACAGAATGATGTTCGCGAGGTGAAGATATGA